In Candidatus Tectomicrobia bacterium, one DNA window encodes the following:
- a CDS encoding Rieske 2Fe-2S domain-containing protein — translation MAAVKEKPRIQMPREMVKPPPRGMDRRRFMNWVGWLGVLGSLGVALLGFLRFLFPRVLFEPAPVFKAGQPEEYIAGAVDERYKQSQRVWIVREEGGFYALLAVCTHLGCTPNWLPQENKFKCPCHGSGFYRSGVNFEGPAPRPLERLKIVLAEDGQVLVDKSRSFRQERGEWGNTEAYLRL, via the coding sequence ATGGCAGCCGTGAAGGAGAAGCCTCGGATTCAGATGCCCCGGGAGATGGTGAAGCCTCCTCCCCGGGGCATGGACCGGCGGCGCTTCATGAACTGGGTGGGGTGGCTGGGCGTCCTGGGCTCGCTGGGGGTGGCCTTGCTGGGTTTCCTCCGCTTTCTCTTCCCCCGGGTCCTCTTCGAGCCTGCTCCAGTGTTCAAGGCGGGCCAGCCCGAGGAATACATCGCGGGGGCGGTGGACGAGCGCTACAAGCAGAGCCAGCGGGTGTGGATCGTCCGGGAGGAGGGGGGCTTTTATGCCCTCCTGGCCGTCTGCACCCACCTGGGCTGCACCCCGAACTGGCTCCCCCAGGAGAACAAGTTCAAGTGCCCCTGCCATGGGAGCGGCTTCTACCGGAGCGGGGTGAATTTCGAGGGCCCCGCGCCCCGGCCCCTGGAGCGCCTGAAGATCGTCCTGGCCGAGGACGGGCAGGTTCTCGTCGACAAGTCGAGGAGCTTCCGCCAGGAAAGGGGGGAATGGGGGAATACGGAGGCGTATCTGCGGTTGTAG
- a CDS encoding SCO family protein: MEQAQAGQAEAAGRGKRTAFYAGLVLWLLAALAGASAGWVLLGREELPVYWEVPDFSLTERSGRAVALAGLKGKVWVANLIFTHCTDTCPLQTAEMAKLQKEFAGEKDFRLVSLTVDPERDTPEVLAGYARKFRADPERWLFLTGEKEAIYRLAQKGFRLNAVEPKAGAGKAGSSSLLKWLTPRSAHAHHPGPTQPYIHSSRFVLVDRQARVRGAYMGIVSPASQTEGEFLPLFEEETLRRLREDIRSLLHGD, translated from the coding sequence ATGGAGCAAGCACAAGCTGGGCAAGCGGAAGCGGCTGGCCGCGGGAAACGTACGGCGTTCTATGCGGGTCTCGTTCTGTGGCTGCTCGCCGCGCTGGCGGGAGCAAGCGCCGGGTGGGTGCTCCTGGGCCGGGAGGAGCTGCCCGTCTATTGGGAGGTGCCCGATTTCTCCCTCACCGAGCGGAGCGGCCGCGCGGTCGCCCTCGCCGGCCTCAAGGGGAAGGTCTGGGTCGCCAATCTCATCTTCACGCACTGCACCGACACCTGCCCCTTGCAGACGGCGGAGATGGCGAAGCTCCAGAAGGAATTCGCGGGCGAGAAAGACTTCCGGCTGGTCTCCCTCACGGTGGACCCGGAGCGGGACACACCCGAGGTCCTGGCGGGGTACGCGAGGAAATTCCGCGCCGACCCCGAGAGGTGGCTCTTCCTGACGGGGGAGAAGGAGGCCATCTACCGCCTCGCCCAGAAAGGATTCCGCCTGAACGCGGTGGAGCCGAAGGCGGGGGCGGGCAAGGCCGGATCTTCTTCGCTCTTGAAATGGCTGACACCGCGTTCCGCCCACGCCCACCATCCCGGCCCCACCCAGCCCTACATCCACAGCTCCCGCTTCGTGCTGGTGGACAGGCAGGCCCGGGTGCGGGGCGCTTACATGGGCATCGTATCCCCCGCCTCGCAAACGGAGGGGGAGTTCCTCCCCCTCTTTGAGGAGGAAACCCTGCGGCGGCTGCGGGAGGACATCCGGAGCCTTCTGCACGGGGATTAG